In one window of Tenrec ecaudatus isolate mTenEca1 chromosome 3, mTenEca1.hap1, whole genome shotgun sequence DNA:
- the LOC142443334 gene encoding DET1- and DDB1-associated protein 1-like: protein MAHFLKGFPFYNKSNFSRFHADSECKASNRRPSVYLPTREYPSEQIIVTEKTNILLRYLHQQWDKKNAAKKRDQEQVDLEGESSAPPCKIAWTDSQDMH from the exons ATGGCCCATTTTCTGAAAGGATTTCCCTTCTACAACAAAAGCAATTTTAGCCGATTCCATGCTGACTCTGAGTGCAAAGCCTC GAACAGACGCCCCTCAGTCTACCTGCCCACTCGGGAGTACCCATCTGAACAAATCATTGTGACTGAAAAAACCAATATCCTCCTGCGCTACCTGCACCAGCAATGGGACAAAAAGAACGCAGCCAAGAAGCGAGATCAGGAGCAAGTGGACCTGGAGGGCGAGAGCTCAGCTCCCCCCTGCAAGATCGCCTGGACCGACAGCCaggacatgcactag